A stretch of DNA from Diospyros lotus cultivar Yz01 chromosome 14, ASM1463336v1, whole genome shotgun sequence:
CAGCACCTAGTTCATTTAGTCTAACATTCCTTTATCCTTCGTCAAGACACTAGTAGATATTTACAGAATGAATTTCAGCACTGGATGAGGGAAGGAAATTATTCTAGGCAGATAAATTTCGACACAAGATCCCAGAATGACATTGTATTCTATTGTAGTAAGAGGTGAAGCAAAAGTCTAACCTTGGTGCGAGGAATCAAAACATTCCTAGGAATAGGCAACCCTGTCAAAGCTGCATATTCCTGAGCTGCTAAAAGCTTTGCCTGTGTAAAGCGAGTACCTTCTACAAAAAGAGCCAACCAAAAAGGCTGAGGAAAATCCTTCAACCTTTGAAAACCTAACTGCAGATGTATTCAAATAGATCAATTGCAGTTGCTTGAaagcaaaaatcaaaaatcaacaaacaaaaaaaatacatacataacaaTTATTTAGATGTTCTTAAAATACAGCATACCTTTAAAGTGCTTTCATCCTTGGCCCAATTTCTTTCAAGAAATAGATACTCAGAAAACCACATTGACCAACCTATGACCTGCATAAGTCGGCAAACTTTGTTTTTTAGATATATCCTTGAAGCATGAGGTGCTCAAAAGACCAGGTAATTGATAGTGAGAAGGTGGAAGGAACGTGACAATGATTAACATTCAAAAGACAATAGCAGTAACAACACAAACTTGTAAAGTTTTCATATACTCTCAAATACGAAACAAGACAAACCATAAAAGCAGTAATGCAAGAGGTAACCAATATTTTGTTGACACAAATTTCAAAAGGGTATGTCCAATAAAATTGAGTATGAAAAGTCAAGACCACTTTGTCATAaagttgaaaatattattaactcATTAGATATAGTTTTACAGCCTAAACACATTTTAAAGTTGATTATCCCAAAGAATTTATAATGGCTAGAGGTAACATGCAACAAACAAGGCAACAAGAAACATAGGAGCAtcaaatttacaaattaaaatggAATGATCATTGAAAGACAACAGGCTTTTCCATAAGAGTTGAACTTAACTAATTAAACTGAAATGTTTCACAATCACATTCTTTTACAGAACGACTCCAGTTAAGAATCTTACAGGAAGGAATTTTGATGATTTCTTCATTACAGCTAATGCGCTGCCGAGGCAACCTGATCGCTGTTGTAAGGATATTGGACAACCAATCAGTGGATAACATAATATAAagcataaatgaaaataataaccTATCtaataattatggaaaattcTACACTGTCCTATGCAAGCAAAAGAAAAGATGCGTGTATGAGCATGCATGAAGGTAAGCACCTGAGCTAGAACCCATCCAACAAGCCAATCAATGTCACTCCTGTGGTTAGACATGACAAGTGCATGTTCTTTACCTGGAGAATATACCAACatatatgaagaaaataagCTGTTCAGCATATTCCAGTAGAAGATAATAACATTTATCTCTCAGATAAATAAAACCATATATACCAACCAATAACAACTTTAACTTACCCATTAATTGAAATGTTTCCGAATCTGTGAACAGTTTAATCTGCACCCAGAACTACTTATCAGCAACAACTTGTATATTGAAAGATTATAAAATTGAATCATAAGAAgccaaacaaaaattaatgcATATCCAGTAACGGGACAATGAAATTTCACTTGTATTCCAAAACTGAGAGTCAATAAACTAATTCTCAGAAgttaataaagaaagaaatttaaCTACAGCTGAGCAGCCAAAGAATGAACTCACTCAACCAAGCCTGTTCTCCCTACTACTTGGGTTCACCTACATGGATCCTTTTCTCCATTCCTCTCTATTAAGGACCATAACTTTGGTTAAACCACAAAATGTCATTTGTTTCTTTATTGTCTCAATCCAATTTAATTTTGATCTCTCATATCGCCTACCATTGACCTCATATATATTACAATGTCTCCTAACCATGGCATGTAATTCTTTAAGTTATACATATCCTAACCATCTCAAGCAATTTTCTCTTGCTTCACTACAAAAGACAACCCAAAAATCAACAAGCTTATCCCCATTACCAACAAGGCAATGAAATTTCGCCCATTAAATCACAAGAACTGAGATCACTGCGTAACAATTCAGAACAAAtaacagcaaaaaaaaaaaagatgcttCAAGTGCTCCTCTACACCATGACGAGCTAACATCCAAGTCTTCAAATGCATGCACCAAAAGGTGAaagaaaaaccaacaaaaaagaACAGGATGTGCACACCTTAACCCCTCCCCACCAATCAACAAGCCATATAAGCTCGAGCCACAACAGTTCTGCCACCGCTCTGTTTATTCTTCGGTATGTATTCTTTGAGAATGGCCGAACAAGGACAAAGCAAACTCCCTGAAAACAGAGGACATGGAATCCATTAGATCTAGAAAGTCAACAGGAGGGAAAAAGGAGCCCCAATGAACGCCGAAAACCCAACAACACTTGCAAgttcaagaataaattatatCCTATTAAACCTTTGGACAAATCCTACAAACACGAAATAAAACTCGGTGATCCATAGCCATATGGCTAttatcactaaaataaaaaggcAAAATCATCAGACTTTCCGATGAAGGTTGCGGAACGAGAAATACAAATCAAAAACTGATAAAAACCTGACAAATCATCGTCCAATTAGCTCAGTCGGACCACAGACACATTTATCAGTAAAACAGGGAGCACGAGCGGcgaaattccaaaaaaaaaaataaaaaattaaagaacaaaatctaaaatggaatcaaaataaaaaagaaggagaaattgTAATTGCTCTACCTGGATGAGATTGACGATGAGACCAGAGGCAAAGAAAATAAGCCCCAACGGAACGATTACAGCTCCTGCTGGAATCGCCATGCTCGAACTCTGGAGAGACGAAGTGATTcgatttagagagagaaattaatgATTTCTACAGCAGTGAGATCATGGAGGTGTGGCTGTCGCGgagcatacatatataataaagaaacaTTGTTCAGATCGTGAAAACGTATACATAATGATAATGTATCTACGAATTGCTGCCTTTTGTAGATCGTGTATATAACGGTGGACAGTTGACGCTATAAACGCCGTTTCCCAATCGTGGGTCCCACACTGTAACCGTTCTCGTCTTCCCAGAACATCTTTTACCTAAATCCACGCATAATATTAAAGGAATGAATTAGTTTATGAATAATAAGTTTTACTTTTAGGGTGACGTTTTGAAGCTAATTTTGTCATTCTTATGTTAAGatatgatgaaataaattattgtattattagatttattttaaaatgccTTATAATCTAACATGTAagaaattttctcttttaataactaatattataacatttgaaacttcaaaaaaataatatataaaatatttgaatatgctaatattattatttatctctatCACTAAACTATAATTTTAATGATAACATGTGatagtcattaatatttttaaacatacaAAAATCATTGTGACACCATGGTCCATGACATTCAAAATATAGAGATCTAgatgagaataaaaataatatttagattGATATCGATTATATCCAAATATCTTGTTTATATTAGTCAATGTGATGGTACATAAGCATTATTTTATATGGATTGCGTTGGGGACAATTTAAGTATAATATAAATTACTAACACTCAATTGtgcaatacatatataattaaaaaaaaaagtgcaattgagagttaaaatttaattttaattgatagttGAAAAATCCATACACAATAGGAATTGAATTTAAGAGGTAAAATTTCTAAAGATTTtgtcttaatttttattaattttacaatatcgttaaaatttatataattaatacaatgttgatatattaattgttaatttttctttatatttttcaaatttaagcaTTACATAATGACAAAATCTAATTATATGTACCGCACatttgaaaaatgagaaaaaattattaattaacacTCTAAAAAAGTGCTAATTATTCAAGTTTTACGGGAAATGTTGCTACTAAATATacattttgtaataaattaatcattatattttaaattttgtcattgtaaatttttatttttattaaattttaaacctTATTATAGAATTAGTAAACtctgaaatttaatttttataagggTTAAgtaatatcttatttttaaataaaatgtatttattgtatcttatttttaatttataaataattttgctaattaattaaataatttaaatatatgatatgtttattattaactaataaaaaaatttaaatataaattattttaaaataaaatacatttattaccAATCATTGATCGAGATCaaaacaataattaacattGTCCTTACAAAAGTTAATTAAAGTGACTGAATCCCTTCGCGTCCAAATCCGCGTTGGTGATTGAATTAAATCTGTCACGTCCAAAATTGTAAATTGACAGATGATGAGGCGGCACTCACTCACGTGCCATACACGCAAGCCAACTTCTAATGAATCCTCCAATGCATGCGTTTGCTTAAAAGGGTGTGCCAGCTTCCACCTGACACTCGTAAACGTCACTGTGGAACAcactttataataatttttttagaattaaatcGTATGCTTAATGTTAATATTGACGAATTATtactaatataatataatataatatatttgttttattaaaattattattaacatatCTAAacaagatttaaattttaatgaagaaaaattttataagaataattaataaactaagttacaaaaagttataataaagttacaaataaattatttaaagggatttaagtattaaagagataattttatataactAAAGCCTCTTGGGTAAATCTTTTTAAACTTATAACTTTACAAAAACTTTTATCTACTTTTGAAAAGTATATTGGACCCcctatttctctttttcttttttatcttttttgaacTCAAATATGGATTTGAgatattcatctcaaattcaaatttgaacttAGATTTTTCTCTTTCACTATTTCTTCAAACCAAAATTTACATTTGAGACTAAAAGTTTCACCTTTTATCTCTATttgatttctctctttctttttttttatctatcttTCTATGTACATACCATATATATGGTTCGTTTACGAAAATAAACTTAGATGGTTAGGTTaataattatcatttctttttctctttttacaTGATAAATATAGGTCTATCATTTCTTTGTGAGATGAAGCCAAGTTTGGTTTATCCCCTTTCTTTTATCTCTTCAAATGACTTCTGGTGGTTGGCAAGGCGAAGAAATGAGtgagaaatagaaaaaatatagaCAAATGgtcatttagattttttttttttttttacaaaagagatggttattgttatttctcaaatgttaaaaaatttctTGCAATTTTGGTAAATTTCATGGTGTTCTTTGCCATTTATGCTAcaattattctttaaaaaacTAACAATTTCCAATGCTATGTATATTCAACTTGTGGAATATGTcaaaaccttgattgatatcaCCAAAATGTCTACTTCGATTCATAGTATTTAGCAGGTAGGAGATTTTGAGAGAAGTAACGTGTTACTCtaaactattttattataatttgatcgagtattacaaaattaaaaatagtattgATTCATCTTTTTTAAGTGTATGTCATTTAATTGAGAATGacacattgaaaattaatagTCTTCTTTAATCATAGGTTAATGGTggtatatatttgatataatttgactgagtattataaaattaaaaatttagataacaaaaggtaagtttttttttttataactaataaaaaaaataaacttatcttGTTGACAATGCATAGGGAAGAATTAGTGTAACATTATTAATTTGTGATTGTGATACAAGAAGGGTGTCTTACGGTTTTTAACATTGTAATGGAATTCATccatttactatatatattgaGCTAGTGTTAGTTAATTAAGACatagattgaaaaatataagatatgaaaagtattatagaaaaaaaaaatttaatatatttactaaatttatttagcgataattgaaaaagaaatcatgtaactttttattttgaatttttcagaTATAGTTATTTCTCCCTTTTCAGATAAGCATATTTtgaatcttataaataaaaaaatgacgcatataaaaaatttaataaaaatctataaatacttCCTAACGTTATTTTATCcatttcatatatttgatttaaaaaatattttaatatattatattaatacagtattattttagtcattttaataaatgctaTAAAAAATTGGTGAGTGTCAAAtctaaatctcaaccatcccAACGGCCGCAATAAAAGGAGAGAGGCAGCTAAGTCAGTCAGAGTGGGTGTGGGCGCCCATCCATTACTTATTTGCTAGTCATGTTTGGTGCAACCCATATCCAATTGCTGCCTAACTAAAACCAGCAAAATCCTTTTCATATCAGGTTATGGAATTGGAGCCagcttattttaattttattagattgAAGATGGACTAATTATTTATCCAAACagaatgcttaaattaattatattcaaaCCAAAGGGCGGGGGGGGGTGTTCTAACAAATTAATGGTCTTTATTCCTTACATATGTTAGGGAAAATGGAGACTAAGATCACAAATTAATGGTCTTTATTTCTTACTATGGTctttattttgcatttttctttagAATATATTTGATGCGAGCACTAAGTTAagctaagggtgtgtttgattaggGGGTGAAAAGTGGGGCGAAATTACAATTTCGtagaattttaattctcacCCCACCctctagaaatttaatttttttgattttaagaaaaatctttactttttaaactaagatagaattcaaattccatgaaattaaaaaactatttgatgaaatcttgataaaaaatgaattttatccTCATTTTTCACCCTTATCAAATCGTACtctaataataaaatgttatcaGACGCCTTAGATTAAATAAAGTTTTTTGTGAATAAAATGCTTTATTATGTTCGCAATATTAGATATTGATTAGTTAACTTCTTGCTATTAGGCATAACCTATAAAAATAACTTTGGGCTACAACTTATTGCAGCTGCACAAGGATAATCCATAGACAATATATAGGTCACGATCATGTCATGCCACCCCTCAAATAAAAATGGCTGAAATAATGTTAAATTACTCCCCCCATTTTAAAAtggttaaataaattattaaaatttataattgggGTTATGTTAATTAACCAATCATCAAGTTTTCATTCTACCGTTGTTAGATATAATAGAAGTTTGGCTAATGTagttttatttataagaatttgatgatttatttgactgttttaaattcaatagtcaatttaacattttacctttttttaaaaaaaaaacatttttcaaatcccaaaCCGTAGTGATTGATTtgtgaaaatatatacaaaaatatacgattcatttgttttgattgattgatttagtAACAGTATGATAAAACTCAATAGAATTTTATCCATGAGAGTCAAGTAAATCATGAGATTCACTATTCAATggttaattataatataaatttagtgTCTTGATGTTTTTTAATAGTCATTATATCCATGAATTCTTAaatagtttttctttaattaaaaatagctATTAATTAGTTTTCACAAGAAATCGAATTTTATAACTTACTCTAAATCctaaaatctgaaaaaaaataacaaataaagagTAGGCTTGTCATGAAAATCCAATGGCCTATTTTCAAATTTAGTAGTCATATTGGGATAACGATGGAGTTGTTGTTAGATACAAGAGAAATAGGAAGGGGGAAGAAGTgtgacaaaatataatattgtatAAATAAAGCTAACAATACAATagtatataaaattgaatagaaGTATTGTAAGGGACAGAGAAATAAGGCATGCATGACACACAATATCCTTAAAATATATTGTTTTCTCACCGATAGTGATAATGGTTGTTTAGGCATCTGTCTCTCaagatacaataatatataGATTTTGAAGTTAATATAAATAGTTCAAAATCTTCTAGCAAACTTGAACAACGGCATAACACATTTATGTGTGTTAGAATGCTTTTAAAGGATGTAATTTTTTGTGCATGTTAAACTCTTTGTTTtttaagaaagagaaagaccctatttataggagaaAACTGTCACTTAATGGGACTTAATGGCATTCATTGCCCTTagttattacaaattaaattaatttaaaatagtaATAACTGATTTAATTTAGTAACAGACAACGAATGTCATTAAGTGTCATTAAGTGACAACCTTCTCCTATAGATatggtcattttttttttaaaaagactAAAGAGTTTTCCCTACATGAAAATTACATCCTTTAAAAGCATTCTGACatataaagatattttgataGTGTTTTGCCATTGTTCAAGTTCATTTGAAGGTTTTGAAATATCTATGCTAATTTCAAAATCTGTATATTGTTGTACTATGAGAGACAGATGCTTAAACAACTTTTAGCACTTTTGATGAGAAGATGAATTTGTTTTAAGGACATTGTATGTCACAAGTCTCGGTTCTCTATCCCCTACACTacttcttttcaattttatatattgttgtactattagttttatttacacagtattatattttgtaatagtcTTAAAACATATTACTcacatttaatttttgttttaaaaatggCTACTAGTTTATATTCTGCTGGAATTACTAAAAAGGTGACTCAAGGATCTACTTCTGCTGCTTAGATGCCTGTGACCATGGCTGTGAACCATGGTGagaatgtaacgccccgttttctcaGAAcgagcattacctcgagattttgggaatatatatatatttttttacatcatataCACAACACAATCCTCTTGACATACATACATTTATCATAGTCATTTCCCTACGATCCCGATCGttccttctcagtatatcaaaatttaataattaatagactaaaaCAGGTATTAttaatcacatcagcggaagcaagatcgaaacctcaatgatatataactgacaatttcttttacaataaccaaattgatATTTCACAtgaagatatcaaaatattacataacctttgaacatcgtaatcatagacaaaaacctacgaaaactaaacataacagctatatctcgatgacattctttctcTTGGTGCTACTAcattcacctagaacgtttgaatattccagggacatagtccaaattagatgctgaatcatctaagtgagagttcaaaaacattttcatgcagatatgaaaaatcatatataaaactgataaatcccgacatgctccaacctaagagaatcccacatagcacttaaccctaaccggagaaaatgcaatctctctaaatgcgacacgaccacaccgacccattagcaaaccaatcctgcttaagagggacaatctcgacatatgaacccgggaatcactccattgtcattgttaggctttacgctcctactcaaaagcattccaaaacccaacgcaaccctagccccaagagtgtcacatcagcactatccccggaatcaacgacacctcggccttaatgTTATAGCTCAAAAGAACCTAGGGTGGTATCCattctcagccccgccacttgaaccaacaaccggggtgatgtccactctcagccccgccacttgagtaccgtaaggtgaagtccgtctcagccccgtctcaagtgggtcacatagcattaacccttggcatgcattccgagtgctgacactcgagagctacgtcacaggttacaacccacgtcccacatagacaacacaacatgccaatgtcgaaaaatcataacatgcataacttaaaatcaacatttcgatgtatgcaatttatcgtacgaaattcaatgcatgtgtaaataaccgtttggatagaccatcacaataaaccaagccatagggatgaacactcatagtaaaccattcatatgctactataagtcttttcgggtagaaccactcacatttgagcgaaatttcaaattcttcttgacAAGCGCGAtacacctcgatttgcgtgcctgcctcgatttgtgtgccctTTTCGAACTTTAcacgagtcacttcacctcaagccgcaaggtaccctaatcatccaataatcatcaaaatataattttatcctattttttctcactaataatccaaaataattatctacacaactattttctcaaatatctttacataataattcataaaataattaaataaaatttctggaagttgaattaccaaaaagcccctcgtcacgcgccttcacgcttTTGGCGCGTGGGTGCAAGcaaaggctggcgcgtgcagctcacgcatCACCATCTTCAACCTCGAACCAGTCGCCGGCGGTTGCTTCGATGCCCCCGAAACCGGTACCCCGTGAAAGCCCACGAATAATCGATCCCAACCCCAccggtttcaggccgaaaggccaccggaaaacCCACCAAACGGCCGATTACAGACGGCGGTAAGTGGACTGCCTTGCTTTTTCGGCCACCCACGAAACTTTTTCAAACTAGCTTGAAAACTCacgaaattctccagaaatgctcctcttgcctcaaggatcaaaagctcCTTATTAgtttccctcgattcgccctcaaaactgagcaatttgatgctccaaATTCGGCCAAAAACCCTTGGTATTTATACTCTAAATCCgaccccacgtggccgattttcGGGCAAATCTTCTCCTACACGCCACCAGGACCGTCCTTGGCCATGCCTTGACGAGATTTGCTGCCAAAATCTCCGGATTTTCAGGCCAAAATCttggccagatctgccatgtgCGTGaagctttttcaaaaattacagtttggccctcttgaaattttcttttacattttgtcccttatcctcaagccccagatctttctagcaccatcactaagaccctcaagattagtacttctcatttctcccttgaaactttcaaaaaagtatcgttttgaccttcctcgggcaattttagaaaattacacttaggcccgattgatcaaTTTGACATTAAATCCActtgattcaacctgaaaccacttaagggttgttctatacatcgaatatTAGTCTTAGATacactccgttgattttttggacatcgtctataacaattcggtaatacgacctaattgacagctgtatttttgttgtaccgaaaactgttctcgatctcattttttttatcactaaaaatcataatttaaatctctcgtcgatactataccattttccttggctatctagggtccggggtactctctctgactaattcggtcgtccaaagctgtgttagtgtaccctatagtctcatttttttcgcaaattccatttatacccttcattaaataccgttGATATACTCAAaccattcccgggtattacaaaaaAGCTGAAGAAATTCAATGGACTAAATTTCTTGGTAAAACATCTTTTGCTGCCATCTCTTGAAATTCAGCCCATTGAATTTCTCCGACTTTTCACCATGGTTCACAGTCACAGTAACATGCATTTGAGCAATAGGGGTAAATCCTTAAGTCACATTCTCAGTAGTTCTAGCAGAATTTAATCTGGTAGCCATttctgaaataaaaattaaatgtgaGTAATTTGTTTTAAGAttgttacaaaatataatactaTGTAAATAAAACTAACAATCCAATAGTATATAAAACTGAATAAAAGTAGTGTAGGAGATAAATAACTAAGACCTGTGTGACACACAATATCCTTAAAATAGATTTACCTCCTCACTGAGAGTGTTAGAGGTTGTTTGGCGTTTGTCTCCCAAAGGTACAACGATatacaaattttaaagttaGTACAGATACTTCAAAATCTTCCAGCAGACTTGAACAATGGCAGAACACTATCAAGATGTATTTGTATATCATAATGCTTTGAAGGATGCAATTTTTGTATAGAGAAAACTCTCTGTattttaagaaagaaaatgactCTTTA
This window harbors:
- the LOC127790620 gene encoding 1-acyl-sn-glycerol-3-phosphate acyltransferase 2-like — its product is MAIPAGAVIVPLGLIFFASGLIVNLIQGVCFVLVRPFSKNTYRRINRAVAELLWLELIWLVDWWGGVKIKLFTDSETFQLMGKEHALVMSNHRSDIDWLVGWVLAQRSGCLGSALAVMKKSSKFLPVIGWSMWFSEYLFLERNWAKDESTLKLGFQRLKDFPQPFWLALFVEGTRFTQAKLLAAQEYAALTGLPIPRNVLIPRTKGFVSAVHQMRSFVPAIYEATVAVPKSSSPPTMLRLIKGQPSVIHVHLKRHLMKDLPETEDAVAQWCRDLFVAKDKLLDKHIAEDTFDGPEQDIGRPRNSLIVILSWACLLILGVVKFLRWTSLLSSWKGIAFSAIGLAVVLILMQTLIQFSQSERSNPAKVAPAKPKNGREPSGIGQGKQE